CGAATTCCGGCCGGATTTCCGGCATGGTTTGCATGATCTATCGCTGTACCGAAGCGTCCCAGTGGAGGACAATATTGGACCTCCTTTAATTCTCCAAGTCTGCATAACGTCCATTCACCAAACGGCCGCGCCCTTCAAACGTCTCTTAAAACACTGCGAGATCGTCAATGCCAGGCATCGGCCTTCAACTGACCGCCGCGCGCGAGGCGCGCGGGATGACGCCCAACGACGTCGCCAAGCGGTTGAAAATCCGGGCGATATTCGTCGACGCGCTCGAGCGCGAGGATTGGAGCGCGGTCGGCGAGCCCGTGTACGCGCGCGGGTTCTTGAAGAACTACGCGAAGCTGCTCGGGCTGGATTCCGACGTCGCCGCGGCAGAGGTCGATGTGGCGCATCCGGAACACGCACTGCTGCCCGACGTGCCGGCGATCGTGCACGACGAGTCGTCGGACGGATATCCGCCATCGCGACGCGCCGACACGAACTGGCTGGTCATCGCGACGGGAGTTGTGGCTGCGGTGATGTTGGTCGCAGTCGTCTGGAATTTTTTTGGAATGCCCGGCGGCGGCCCGGCAGTTGGAACCGCCGCTCTGAGTTCGCCGGCTCCGTCACCTTCGGCGCCCGCGCTGATCGAAGGAAGCGCCAGCGCGGCCGCTGCTCCGGTGCAGACCACCGGAGTCGATCTGCGATTGGAGACGACACAGGCGTGCTGGCTCTCGGTGACCGTGGACGGCAAGCGCGTCGTCTACTCCACGCTTCCAAAAGGTGCAGTGCGCGAATTCCACGCCGAACGCGAGATCAATCTTCGGGCGGGCAACGCAGGCGGTCTTGTCGCGACCATCGACGGTAAGCCGCTCGGAACTCTAGGCCAAGTCGGCCAAGTGCAGGACCGGGTGTTCGCGGTCGCGTCGCCTGCGCCGTCGCGCACCGCCATTCCATGAGAGATGCATGAGCGAATATTCCTTCGATATAGTGTCCAAAGTCGAGAAACAGGCTCTGGAAGACGCCGTCAATCAAGCGGCGCGAGAGATCGCGACGCGTTTTGATTTCAAGAATTCGAAGTCGTCCATCGAGCTCAAGGATATGACGATCACGATCGTCGCCGACGACGAGATGAAACTGAAAAACGTCGTCGACATCATGCAAGGCAAATGCGTCAAACGCGGGATATCGCTCAAAGCGCTGGAATACGGCAAAGCCGAGCCGGCCTCGCAGGGCACGTTGCGCCAAGTCGTCACCTGCAAGGAAGGCATCGCGACCGATCGTGCCAAGAAGCTGACCGAAGCCATCAAAAACGAGAAGCTCAAAGTCACCACGAAAATCCAGGACGAGCAATTGCGGGTGGTGGGCAAGTCAAAGGACGACTTGCAGAAAGTCATCGAGCTCGTGCGAAGCATGGATCTCGACTTCCCCGTGCAGTTCGTGAACTACCGCTAGTGCCGCGCACGGCCGAACGGCGGGTTTTTCTGGCTAGTCTCGGCTGCGCCAAGAATCTGGTCGACAGCGAAGTGATGCTCGGTTCGCTCGCGGTGGGCGGCTGGGCTCTTACGAGCGACGCGGACGACGCGGATGCGATCATCGTCAACACGTGCACGTTCATCGATCCGGCGAAAGTAGAATCCATCGACGCCATCATGCGATATGCCTCGGCGAAAAAGCCAGGTCAAACGCTCGTGGTGGCCGGCTGCATGGCGCAGCGCTCCGGCAACGAACTGCGCGACCTCATGCCGGAGATCGATGCCGTCGTCGGCACCGGCGCATATCCAAAAATCCTCGACGTCATCGAAGAAGCTCGAACCGGCGCCAGGCCCGTGCACTTGGAGGACCGCGACGCGTACGTCGAGCGGCTCGGCTTCTTGCCGCGGGTGGTCACGACGCCTCGCTCCACCGCCTATCTCAAAATTTCCGAAGGCTGCAACCACACTTGCGCATTTTGCATCATCCCGACGCTTCGAGGCCTGGGTAAAAGCCGCACGGTCGCGTCGCTCGTCGCAGAAGCGCGTGCGCTCGTCGCGGGCGGCGCGCGCGAGCTTGTGATCGTCTCGCAAGACACGTCCGACTACGGGCGCGACATCGGCATGAAAGACGGCCTCGTACGATTGATCGAAGCGCTGGAAGACATCGCCGACCTCAAGTGGGTGCGCTTGCTGTACCTCTATCCCACATCGGTCACCGACGCGATGATCGCAGCGATGCGCGCTTCGACCAAGATCCTTCCTTACGTCGACATGCCGCTGCAGCATGCGCATCCCGACGTCTTGCGCGCCATGCGGCGGCCGCCTCAACCGGAGCGCTATTTGGATCTGTTCGGCAAACTGCGAGCCGCGCTTCCCGACGCCACCATCCGCAGCACGTTCATCGTCGGCTTTCCGGGGGAGACCGAGGAACATGTCGACTACTTGATTTCGTTCATCGAACGGGCCCGGCTGGATCGCGTCGGCTTTTTCACCTACTCGCGAGAAGAGGGGACGGCGGCATATGCCTTGCCCGATCAGATTCCGCACAAGATAAAGCAAGCGCGGGCGTCGCGCTGCCGCGACGTGCAGCGGCGCATCACAAACCGCAACGATGCCGCCCGCATCGGCGAGATGGTGGATGTGCTGGTCGAAGGAACGCGCGCGCTTCCCGTGGGTTCGCCGGTGCGCTCGGCGCTCGGCGAACGGACGGTCGCGTTCGGCCGGTCTCGGCGCGAAGCGCCGCAAGTGGACGGCGTCGTGTATCTCGCCGGCAGGCACAGCGTCGGGGACTTCGTTCAAGCTCGCGTCGAAGGTCATACCGATTTCGACCGCTATGCGCGCCCCGTCGCCGTCGCACAGGGAGAGGCGCTTGCCGGAATCGTTTGACCAAAATCCGTCCGGCGCACAGCCCGATCCGGCGCTGCTCAACCCGGCAGATTCCATCGAGGCCAACGTAGCCGACCCTCCGGATTCACCCTTAGAGCAGGGCGTCGCTCCGGATCAAGACCGGCCGGAGATGCCCGGACGCAAGCGAACGGTCGTGCTGTCGGTCCTTCTCGTGCTCTTGGTGCTCATCGGCGCGAGCTTTGCGGGCATCGTGCAGACAAAGGGCGGCTGGGACAGATTGCTGCAGGGCACGCCGCTTGCTCCGAATCTCACGGAAGTGTTCGGCAAGCAAAAGCTCCGTGTGCTCGTGATGGGTGTCGACGACAGCTGGACCGACAACGACGAGGTCTATACGTCGCAGTCGCGGTCGGACACGAACGTCGCGGTCAATATCGACCTCGCCACGAAGAACATCGGCGTGCTTTCGATTCCACGCGATGTTTGGGTCGAGATCCCGAAAGTCGGTCATGCCAAATTGAACGAGGCCATCGCCGACGGCGGACCCGAACGAACCGAAGCCACGCTCGTCCAAAATTTCGGCATGCCCGCGTTCGACTATTATCTCGTCTTGAAGATCGACGCGACGAAGAACATCGTGGACGCCATCGGGGGCATCGATGTCGACGTCGAGAAATCCATGGATTACGACGACAACTGGGGCCATCTGCACATCCATCTGAAAAAGGGCTATCAGCATCTCAATGGAGAGCAGACGGTCGGCTATATCCGGTTCCGGCACGATCCCGAAGGCGACTTCGGCCGCATGCGCAGGCAGCGACAGGTCATGCAGATCCTCGTCGGCCGTTTGAAAGACCCGATGATCGCCACGCGCGTGCCCGCACTGCTGTCGATCGTGCAGAAGAACGTGCGCACGAATATGCCCCCCGACAAGATGCTTTCGCTTGCGTTCGCGCTGCGCGACCTCACGCCGCAGATGGTCCACACCGCCGAAGTGCCGACAGACATCGGATTCACCGATGGCCAATCGGTGCTCTACTACCAGCCGCAAGCCGGCGCCCAAATCATCCATAAATATCTTGTGGTGGGTTTTACCGGCGCCTTCGACCCGTCGACCGTCCGTCTGAAGGTGGAAAACGGCTCGGGCAAGCCGGGCGCCGCCACGGCGATGGCCGACTACCTCCGCCAAAAGGGCTTCACCGTCATCGAGACGCGAAATGCGAAGAACTTCGGCGCAGCCAAGACCTCTATCACCGGTCCTAACGGAACGATCGTCTCGCTGGTCGCAAAGCAGATGCCCGTCACGAACGTGCATACGGCGATCGGACCCGTAGAGGGAGGCGACATCGTCATCGTCGTTGGCAAAGACTATCGCATTCAATAGAGCATGGCGTTGGGCGGTCGCGCTGGCGTTGCTTGCTGCGTTCGTCGTCTTCACACGCCGCTGGGTGCATCACGCCCAGCTCGAGCTCGTGCCGGTGATCGTGCCGGAAACTGCTGACGCAAACGACGTGCTTTCGCCGCCTGCAAATCTCGTGATGGCGCGCATGGCGCAGGATATACGAGATATGGCCAGTCCGCCCGTGCGTCCGCGCCTTGCCGTGCTGACGTTCGACGATGGACCGTATCCCGTGACCACGCCCGCCCTCATCGCTCAACTGCAGGCGCTGCGCGTGCCGGCCGACTTTTTTCTCATCGGCAACGACGCGACGCGTCAACCGGCGATCTCGGCGGCCGTCGCCGACGCAGGCATTACCATCGGCAATCACACGCTGTCGCATCCCGAGATGACGTCGCTGTCGGCGAAAGCGCAATCGGATGAGATCGTGCAAGGCGCGGCCGCCATCCGAGCGGCGACCGGCACGTCGCCGGTGTATTTTCGTCCACCGCATGGAAATTATGACGCGGACACCATTCGCGCGGTGCGAGCAGCGGGTGAGACGTTGACGTTGTGGGATATAGACCCCGGCGACTGGCGCACGATGACCCCGGATCAGATCGTCGCGAACGTGACCGATCATGCGAAGGCGCCCGCGCTCATCCTCTTGCACAACGGCAAGCAGCCGACGATCGAGGCACTGCCCGAGATCGTCAAGGCCTACCGGGATGCGGGCTTCACTTTCGTGACGTTGGCCGACTTGCAACGCCGGCTGTCTTTGAGTGAGATCAACACGCCGGTCGACGTGAAGGTAGGTCTGTAGGAGGGCAAGTCGTACTAGGGCAAGTCGTACTAGGGCAAGCATCGCTTGCCCAAAAAAAATTGGGCAAGCGATGCTTGCCCTAATACCGAAGCTATTTCCATGCCACGCCAGATAATAAAGACGCGATCGCAAACGCCTTACGTCGCCGCGCGCATTGTGATCGTCATCATCATACTTGCGCTTTGCTCGGCGTTCGCTTGGTACGAGACGCATCACGTCACCCACGCCGGTTTCTCAGGGCAGGAACCCATTTTCGCGAGCATGAACTTGTCAGACCCTTCTCCAGCAGGTCGCGTTAATGCAAATATTCGTCAAAGGCAA
The Candidatus Eremiobacteraceae bacterium genome window above contains:
- a CDS encoding helix-turn-helix domain-containing protein, whose translation is MPGIGLQLTAAREARGMTPNDVAKRLKIRAIFVDALEREDWSAVGEPVYARGFLKNYAKLLGLDSDVAAAEVDVAHPEHALLPDVPAIVHDESSDGYPPSRRADTNWLVIATGVVAAVMLVAVVWNFFGMPGGGPAVGTAALSSPAPSPSAPALIEGSASAAAAPVQTTGVDLRLETTQACWLSVTVDGKRVVYSTLPKGAVREFHAEREINLRAGNAGGLVATIDGKPLGTLGQVGQVQDRVFAVASPAPSRTAIP
- a CDS encoding YajQ family cyclic di-GMP-binding protein; the protein is MSEYSFDIVSKVEKQALEDAVNQAAREIATRFDFKNSKSSIELKDMTITIVADDEMKLKNVVDIMQGKCVKRGISLKALEYGKAEPASQGTLRQVVTCKEGIATDRAKKLTEAIKNEKLKVTTKIQDEQLRVVGKSKDDLQKVIELVRSMDLDFPVQFVNYR
- the rimO gene encoding 30S ribosomal protein S12 methylthiotransferase RimO, with the protein product MPRTAERRVFLASLGCAKNLVDSEVMLGSLAVGGWALTSDADDADAIIVNTCTFIDPAKVESIDAIMRYASAKKPGQTLVVAGCMAQRSGNELRDLMPEIDAVVGTGAYPKILDVIEEARTGARPVHLEDRDAYVERLGFLPRVVTTPRSTAYLKISEGCNHTCAFCIIPTLRGLGKSRTVASLVAEARALVAGGARELVIVSQDTSDYGRDIGMKDGLVRLIEALEDIADLKWVRLLYLYPTSVTDAMIAAMRASTKILPYVDMPLQHAHPDVLRAMRRPPQPERYLDLFGKLRAALPDATIRSTFIVGFPGETEEHVDYLISFIERARLDRVGFFTYSREEGTAAYALPDQIPHKIKQARASRCRDVQRRITNRNDAARIGEMVDVLVEGTRALPVGSPVRSALGERTVAFGRSRREAPQVDGVVYLAGRHSVGDFVQARVEGHTDFDRYARPVAVAQGEALAGIV
- a CDS encoding LCP family protein; amino-acid sequence: MPESFDQNPSGAQPDPALLNPADSIEANVADPPDSPLEQGVAPDQDRPEMPGRKRTVVLSVLLVLLVLIGASFAGIVQTKGGWDRLLQGTPLAPNLTEVFGKQKLRVLVMGVDDSWTDNDEVYTSQSRSDTNVAVNIDLATKNIGVLSIPRDVWVEIPKVGHAKLNEAIADGGPERTEATLVQNFGMPAFDYYLVLKIDATKNIVDAIGGIDVDVEKSMDYDDNWGHLHIHLKKGYQHLNGEQTVGYIRFRHDPEGDFGRMRRQRQVMQILVGRLKDPMIATRVPALLSIVQKNVRTNMPPDKMLSLAFALRDLTPQMVHTAEVPTDIGFTDGQSVLYYQPQAGAQIIHKYLVVGFTGAFDPSTVRLKVENGSGKPGAATAMADYLRQKGFTVIETRNAKNFGAAKTSITGPNGTIVSLVAKQMPVTNVHTAIGPVEGGDIVIVVGKDYRIQ
- a CDS encoding polysaccharide deacetylase family protein: MAKTIAFNRAWRWAVALALLAAFVVFTRRWVHHAQLELVPVIVPETADANDVLSPPANLVMARMAQDIRDMASPPVRPRLAVLTFDDGPYPVTTPALIAQLQALRVPADFFLIGNDATRQPAISAAVADAGITIGNHTLSHPEMTSLSAKAQSDEIVQGAAAIRAATGTSPVYFRPPHGNYDADTIRAVRAAGETLTLWDIDPGDWRTMTPDQIVANVTDHAKAPALILLHNGKQPTIEALPEIVKAYRDAGFTFVTLADLQRRLSLSEINTPVDVKVGL